A stretch of Pseudomonas taetrolens DNA encodes these proteins:
- a CDS encoding bifunctional MaoC family dehydratase N-terminal/OB-fold nucleic acid binding domain-containing protein, with the protein MADSQLLTDVRALVGREYGRVYAWDEVNAPMIRQWCEIMGVDNPLYTDPAFAANSPQDGLVAPASMLQVWCMEGFHANNYPPGSTAENPYEVLKLIESYGYASVVAVNSELTFNRNLRPGEKLYYTTRLDSVGDEKTTGLGTGFFVTLVMSYFVEHKSGDEAVGELLFRVFKFRPATRHGVEAAPAKVEAAPVVKRPKPGISDDTRFFWDGCDAGKLLIQRCTQCQTLRHPPAPVCIDCHSFDWDTVEASGRASLYSFVIMHYPEVAPFDHPNPIGLIELEEGVRLVAGLVGIEREALSIGQPLQLEFQTFDGELTLPMFRPAAE; encoded by the coding sequence TTGGCTGATTCTCAATTGCTAACCGACGTACGCGCCCTGGTGGGGCGTGAATATGGTCGCGTGTACGCCTGGGACGAAGTCAACGCCCCGATGATTCGCCAGTGGTGCGAGATCATGGGCGTGGACAATCCGCTGTACACAGATCCGGCTTTTGCCGCCAACAGCCCGCAGGACGGTCTGGTCGCACCCGCATCGATGTTGCAGGTGTGGTGCATGGAAGGTTTCCACGCGAACAACTACCCGCCGGGCTCAACCGCCGAAAACCCTTACGAAGTGCTCAAGCTGATTGAGTCGTACGGCTATGCCTCAGTGGTCGCGGTCAACTCCGAGCTGACTTTCAACCGCAACCTGCGTCCCGGTGAAAAGCTCTACTACACCACGCGCCTGGACTCGGTGGGCGACGAGAAAACCACGGGGCTCGGCACCGGGTTCTTTGTCACGCTGGTGATGAGCTACTTCGTCGAGCACAAAAGTGGCGACGAAGCGGTCGGGGAACTGTTGTTTCGCGTGTTCAAGTTCCGTCCGGCTACTCGGCACGGGGTGGAAGCGGCGCCGGCCAAGGTCGAGGCAGCACCTGTCGTCAAGCGGCCCAAGCCGGGCATCAGCGATGACACCCGTTTCTTCTGGGATGGCTGCGATGCCGGCAAGTTGCTGATCCAGCGCTGCACGCAATGCCAGACCCTGCGCCATCCTCCGGCGCCGGTCTGCATCGACTGCCATTCCTTCGATTGGGACACGGTCGAGGCCAGCGGGCGTGCCAGTTTGTATTCGTTCGTGATCATGCATTACCCCGAAGTGGCACCGTTCGATCACCCCAACCCGATCGGCCTGATCGAGCTGGAGGAGGGCGTACGTCTGGTGGCCGGGCTAGTGGGGATCGAGCGCGAGGCGTTGAGTATCGGTCAGCCCCTGCAGCTTGAGTTCCAGACTTTCGACGGTGAGTTGACCTTGCCAATGTTCCGGCCTGCAGCCGAGTAA
- a CDS encoding acyl-CoA dehydrogenase family protein, which yields MDFELTEDQSAIAQMAGSVFADYCTDDRLRQFDTSDAAFMQPLWQLCVETGLQALAIPQAQGGSGLGMTELMQVLQAQGGALGQVPLWRHQLAAATLAHGADPALLAWASEAAAGNALLTLDLNGLSSARGIELHATAHEGGWQLDGRVAALALAEESQAALLLVSVDGQPRLALVELAAKAITCVPGRMTHGEAIADVHIDGLHVPSSHLLAPTALSWLEPRSIAALAALQLGVSTEQIRRTVEYVTDRRQFDRSIGSFQAVQMSMANAHIALEALRSCLWQLCYRLDAGLPAPSEALATAWQACEAGHLIGHNAQHVHGGIGVDLTYPMHRYLYWSRALGSALGGSAASLERLGDWLSDNDKLGWKYDLEEHQAL from the coding sequence ATGGACTTTGAATTGACCGAGGATCAGAGCGCCATCGCGCAAATGGCCGGCAGCGTGTTTGCCGACTATTGCACGGATGATCGCCTGCGCCAGTTTGATACCAGCGATGCGGCATTTATGCAGCCGCTGTGGCAACTGTGCGTGGAGACTGGTCTGCAAGCCCTGGCCATCCCGCAAGCACAGGGTGGCAGCGGGCTGGGCATGACTGAGCTGATGCAGGTATTGCAGGCACAGGGCGGGGCGCTGGGTCAGGTGCCGCTGTGGCGGCATCAACTGGCAGCGGCCACTTTGGCGCACGGTGCCGACCCGGCATTGCTGGCGTGGGCGAGCGAGGCGGCGGCAGGGAATGCGCTGTTGACCCTGGACCTCAATGGTTTGAGCAGCGCCCGGGGTATCGAGCTGCACGCCACGGCCCACGAGGGCGGCTGGCAACTGGACGGGCGGGTGGCGGCATTGGCGCTGGCCGAGGAATCGCAAGCGGCCTTGCTGTTGGTCAGCGTTGACGGTCAGCCGCGTTTGGCGCTGGTCGAACTGGCGGCAAAAGCGATCACTTGCGTGCCAGGAAGGATGACTCACGGCGAAGCGATCGCTGATGTGCACATTGATGGCCTGCACGTTCCCTCCAGCCATTTGCTGGCGCCAACGGCCCTGAGCTGGCTTGAGCCGCGCAGCATCGCGGCCCTGGCCGCCCTGCAACTGGGCGTCAGCACCGAGCAGATTCGCCGCACCGTGGAATACGTCACCGACCGCCGCCAGTTCGATCGCAGCATCGGCAGTTTCCAGGCGGTGCAGATGAGCATGGCCAACGCCCATATCGCGCTCGAAGCCTTGCGCAGTTGCCTGTGGCAGTTGTGCTATCGCCTGGATGCCGGATTGCCTGCGCCCTCCGAGGCATTGGCCACGGCGTGGCAGGCCTGTGAAGCGGGCCACTTGATCGGGCATAACGCCCAGCACGTACACGGCGGTATCGGTGTCGACCTGACATACCCGATGCATCGCTATCTCTATTGGAGCCGCGCCCTGGGCAGTGCCTTGGGCGGTTCGGCAGCAAGCCTGGAACGCCTCGGCGATTGGCTGAGCGACAACGACAAGCTGGGATGGAAATATGACCTCGAAGAACACCAAGCGCTTTGA